Below is a window of Enterobacter kobei DNA.
AAGTTTCTTGCCCAGGGCGTAAGTCCTGAGATGTGGCTTAACGAGGAATATACGTATGTGCGGTATTGTCGGTATCGCCGGTTTCATGCCGGTTAACCAGTCGATTTATGATGCATTGTCGGTGTTGCAACACCGTGGTCAGGACGCCGCAGGCATTATCACCATTGATGAGCTTAACTGCTTCCGTTTGCGTAAAGCCAACGGCATGGTGAACGATGTATTTGAAGCCCGCCATATGCAGCGCCTGCAGGGAAACATGGGTATTGGCCATGTGCGTTACCCAACTGCGGGCAGCTCCAGCGCTTCAGAAGCGCAGCCTTTTTACGTTAACTCGCCGTACGGTATCACGCTTGCCCATAACGGCAACCTGACCAACGCCCACGAGTTGCGTAAGCGTCTGTTCGAAGAAAAACGCCGTCACATTAACACCACCTCCGATTCTGAAATCCTGCTCAATATTTTTGCCAGCGAGCTGGATAACTTCCGCCACTACCCGTTAGAAGCGGATAATATTTTTGCCGCCGTTGCCGCCACCAACCGTCAGATCCGCGGGGCCTATGCCTGCGTGGCGATGATCATCGGTCACGGTATGGTTGCCTTCCGCGATCCCAACGGTATTCGTCCGCTGGTGCTCGGTAAACGCGATCTCGCTGATGGCCGCACCGAATATATGGTGGCCTCTGAGAGCGTGGCCCTGGATACGCTGGGCTTCGAATTCCTGCGCGACGTGGCACCTGGCGAAGCGGTGTACATCACCGAAAAAGGCCAGCTGTATACCCGTCAGTGTGCGGAAAACCCGGTCAGCAATCCGTGCCTGTTTGAGTACGTCTATTTCTCCCGTCCGGATTCCTTTATCGATAAGATTTCCGTATACAGCGCACGCGTGAATATGGGTAAAAAGCTGGGCGAGAAAATTGCCCGCGAGTGGGAAGATCTGGATATTGACGTGGTCATCCCGATCCCGGAAACCTCCTGCGATATCGCACTGGAAATCGCCCGTATTCTGGATAAACCGTACCGCCAGGGCTTCGTGAAAAACCGTTACGTTGGCCGTACCTTTATCATGCCGGGTCAGCAACTGCGTCGTAAGTCCGTGCGCCGTAAGCTGAACGCCAACCGTGCGGAATTCCGTGACAAGAACGTCCTGCTGGTGGATGACTCCATCGTGCGTGGCACCACCTCTGAGCAAATCATCGAGATGGCCCGTGAAGCCGGGGCGAAAAAGGTGTACCTCGCCTCCGCCGCGCCGGAAATTCGCTTCCCGAACGTTTACGGCATCGATATGCCGACTGCCAACGAGCTGATTGCTCATGGTCGCGAAGTGGATGAAATCCGCCAGATCATCGGTGCTGACGGCCTGATTTTCCAGGATCTCACCGATCTGATCGACGCGGTGCGTGCTGAGAACCCGGATATTCAGCAGTTTGAATGCTCGGTGTTTAACGGCATCTACGTTACCAAAGACGTGGACCAGCAGTATCTGGACTATCTCGACGCGGTGCGTAACGACGATACCAAAGCGCTGCTGCGTCAGAACGAAGTGGAAAGCTTAGAGATGCATAACGAGGGGTAACGCCCTCACCCCGGCCCTCTCCCTCAGGGAGAGGGCGGTTGCAACTCCCGCCAAAATCCTGCAAAGTCCTCAGCAAATTAGCGAAAGGGCGATGGACATGAAACGACTCATAGTAGGGATCTCCGGGGCCAGCGGCGCCATTTACGGCGTGCGCTTATTACAGGTTCTGCGTGATGTTGCCGGGGTGGAAACCCATCTGGTGATGAGTAACGCCGCCCGCCAGACCCTGGCGCTGGAAACCGATCTCTCCCTTAAAGATGTGCAGGCGCTGGCGGATGTGGTCCATGACTCCCGCGATATAGCCGCTACCATTTCCTCTGGCTCGTTTAAAACCGCAGGCATGGTCATTCTGCCGTGCTCGGTGAAAACCCTCTCCGGCATCGTACACAGTTATACCGACAGCCTGGTCACCCGCGCCGCTGACGTGGTGCTGAAAGAGCGCCGTCCGCTGGTGCTTTGTGTGCGTGAAACGCCGCTACACCTCGGGCATCTGCGCATCATGACGCAGGCCGCCGAAATGGGCGCGGTGATCATGCCGCCGGTGCCAGCTTTTTATCACCGTCCGCAGACGCTGGATGATGTGATTAACCAGACGGTGAATCGCGTGCTGGATCAGTTTGATATTGAACTGCCCGCCGATCTGTTCATCCGCTGGCAGGGCGGGAATGCCTCAAAGTAGTGCGCTGCCCCGTTAAGGGGCAATTCTGCAAGCGCGATCATATCCTCAACATTTAATCCCCGTTTTCGGTTTGTAACACGCGAGTGTGTCCGGCAGACCTGCTATCTTTCACTGTGACGTCAATATTGCAACCTTTTGTTAACATACTCAACGCGCTAAATCGCAGCGGCAGCAAACTGGCATAAGACATGCAAGCATTGACGGGTAGCAAACACACAACACAACGCAATACATAATAAAATCAGAAAACTTGAGGGGAATGTATGAAGAAGACGGTTGTTGCTCTGTCTTTACTGCTGGGACTGTCCGGCATCGCCAGCGTCAACGCTGCACTGCCGCAGACCGTGCGCATTGGTACGGATGCCACCTACGCGCCATTCTCATCCAAGGATGCGAAAGGGGATTTTGTCGGTTTTGATATCGATCTCGGCAACGCGATGTGCTCCCGCATCAAAGTGAAATGCACCTGGGTTGGCAGCGATTTTGATGCGCTGATCCCATCCCTTAAAGCGAAGAAAATCGATGCGATTATCTCTTCGCTGTCGATCACCGAAAAACGCCTGCAGGAGATCGCTTTCTCCCAGCCGCTGTACGCCGCTAATGCCCGTCTGATCGCGGTGAAAGGCTCGCCGATCCAGCCGACTCCCGAATCGCTGAAAGGTAAACATGTAGGCGTGCTGCAAGGCTCCACGCAGGAAGCCTATGCTAACGACAACTGGCGCAGCAAAGGCGTCGACGTTGTGTCATACCAGAACCAGGATCTGATCTACTCCGATCTGACAGCGGGCCGTATTGATGCCGCTTTCCAGGATGAAGTCGCCGCCAGCGAAGGCTTCCTCAAGCAGCCCGCAGGCAAAACCTTTGATTTCGCTGGCGCATCAGTGAAAGACAAAAAATACTTTGGTGACGGCACCGGTATTGGTCTGCGCAAAGACGATGCCGAGCTGAAAGCCGCTTTCGATAAAGCCTTCGATGAGATCCGCAAAGACGGCACCTACGACAAGCTGGCGAAGAAATACTTCAACTTTAACGTCTACGGTGACTAAGTCTTGATGCGCCGTGGTGCATAACTTTCATGAATGCCTCAGCGTGGTGCAACACGCGCACTGTACTGGGGCATTCATGCATAGTTAAGCAAAAGAGATGCAAAAAAAAGCGTGACCTGTGACAGAATATTTTGCCTTGCCGGGGCGAACAGTGGCACGATACCAGCGTTCTTCATTTTATAAATCCCGTAGAAAAGACAGGCTGTTGAGGATAAATATGAAAAAACTGGTGTTATCTCTTTCTCTGGTGTTCGCTGTTTCGAGTATCTCTGGCGCATTCGCTGCACTTCCGCAAAAACTCCGTATCGGTACCGATCCGACTTACGCACCTTTTGAATCAAAAAATGCACAAGGTGAATTGGTTGGATTCGACATCGATCTGGCAAAAGAACTCTGTAAACGTATTAATACGCAATGTACCTTCATTGAGAACCCGCTTGATGCGCTGATCCCGTCGCTGAAAGCGAAGAAAATCGACGCCATTATGTCGTCGCTGTCGATCACCGAAAAACGTCAGCAGGAAATTGCTTTCACCGACAAGCTCTATGCAGCGGATTCCCGTCTGGTGGTGGCAAAAAATTCTGACATCGTGCCGGATCTGGCGACGCTTACGGGTAAACGTGTTGGTGTATTGCAGGGCACGACTCAGGAAACTTACGGTAACGTGCACTGGGCGCCGAAAGGCGTGGAAATTGTCTCCTATCAGGGGCAGGACAATATCTATGCTGACCTGACCGCAGGTCGTATTGACGCCGCGTTCCAGGATGAAGTTGCTGCCAGCGAAGGTTTCCTGAAAACGAAGGTTGGGGCAGATTACAAATTCGGCGGCCCGTCAGTAAAAGATGAAAAACTGTTTGGCGTCGGCACCGGTATGGGCGTGCGCAAAGATGACACTGAACTGCGTGAGGCGCTGAACAAGGCGTTCGCCGAGATGCGCGCTGACGGCGCCTACGAAAAACTGGCGAAGAAGTATTTTGATTTTGATGTTTACGGTGGCTGATCGCTATCAGGGTACATAAAGCCCATAGATTGTTGACCGATAATTGAGTGCCGGATGGTGACGCTAAAGCGTCTTATCCGGCCTACGAGGTGGCAAAAGTTGTAGGCCGGATAAGGCGAAGCCGCCATCCGGCAAAAAAGGTCAACACCCTCAAAAGAGGCTTATTACTCACTACACAGGGCAGATTGCATGCTGTACGGTTTTTCTCAGGTAATTTTACACGGCGCTCTTGTCACCCTGGAGCTGGCGCTCAGCTCGGTGGTGCTGGCAGTGGCGATTGGTCTGGCAGGGGCCGGGGGCAAGCTTTCCGGCAACCGCCTGCTGCGCATCCTTTTCGAAGGCTATACCACGCTTATTCGTGGCGTGCCGGATCTCGTACTGATGCTGCTGATCTTCTACGGTCTGCAAATTGCCATCAACAGCGTGACTGAAGCGATTGGCATGGGGCAGATCGATATCGATCCGATGGTGGCGGGTATCATCACCCTCGGCTTTATCTACGGCGCTTATTTTACCGAAACCTTCCGTGGCGCTTTTATGGCGGTGCCGAGAGGGCATATCGAGGCGGCCACCGCGTTCGGCTTTACCGGATCGCAAATCTTTCGCCGCATTCTCTTCCCGGCGATGATGCGCTACGCGCTGCCCGGCATCGGTAACAACTGGCAGGTTATTTTGAAAGCCACCGCGCTGGTGTCGCTGCTCGGGCTGGAAGACGTGGTGAAAGCCACGCAGCTGGCCGGTAAAAGCACCTGGGAGCCGTTCTATTTCGCGGTAGTGTGTGGGCTAATTTATCTGGTGTTTACCACCGTCTCCAATGGTGTGCTGCTTCTGCTCGAACGTCGCTACTCCGTGGGTGTGAAGAGGGCTGACCTGTGATCGAGATTATTCAGGAGTACTGGCAATCCCTGTTGTGGACGGACGGCTATCGCTTAACGGGTGTCGCGATCACGCTGTGGCTGTTGATCTCGTCCGTCGTGATGGGCGGCATTCTGGCGCTGTTTCTGGCTATCGGGCGCGTCTCCAGCAACAAATTTGTCTGCTTCCCGATCTGGCTGTTCACCTATATTTTCCGCGGCACACCGCTGTATGTGCAGCTGCTGGTGTTCTATTCCGGGATGTACACGCTGGAAGTGGTGAAGGGAACGGAGCTGCTGAACGCCTTTTTCCGCAGTGGTCTGAACTGTACGGTGCTGGCGCTGACGCTGAACACCTGCGCCTACACCACCGAGATTTTCGCCGGGGCGATCCGCTCGGTGCCGCACGGGGAAATTGAAGCGGCGCGGGCATACGGTTTTTCCTCGGTAAAAATGTATCGCTGCATCATTCTGCCGTCGGCGCTGCGTATTGCGCTGCCCGCCTACAGCAATGAAGTGATCCTGATGCTGCACTCCACCGCGCTGGCTTTTACCGCCACCGTGCCTGATCTGCTGAAGATTGCCCGTGACATTAACTCGGCGACCTACCAGCCCTTTACCGCCTTTGGGCTGGCGGCGGTGCTGTATCTGATTATTTCTTATGTGCTGATCAGTCTGTTCCGCAAGGCGGAAAAACGCTGGTTGCAGCATGTGAAACCTTCTTCGACGCACTGAGAATACGATGTCTGAGAACAAACTAAACGTTACCGATTTACACAAACACTACGGCGAACACGAAGTGCTGAAAGGCGTCTCGTTGAAGGCGAATGCGGGCGATGTGATCACCATTATCGGCTCCT
It encodes the following:
- the purF gene encoding amidophosphoribosyltransferase is translated as MCGIVGIAGFMPVNQSIYDALSVLQHRGQDAAGIITIDELNCFRLRKANGMVNDVFEARHMQRLQGNMGIGHVRYPTAGSSSASEAQPFYVNSPYGITLAHNGNLTNAHELRKRLFEEKRRHINTTSDSEILLNIFASELDNFRHYPLEADNIFAAVAATNRQIRGAYACVAMIIGHGMVAFRDPNGIRPLVLGKRDLADGRTEYMVASESVALDTLGFEFLRDVAPGEAVYITEKGQLYTRQCAENPVSNPCLFEYVYFSRPDSFIDKISVYSARVNMGKKLGEKIAREWEDLDIDVVIPIPETSCDIALEIARILDKPYRQGFVKNRYVGRTFIMPGQQLRRKSVRRKLNANRAEFRDKNVLLVDDSIVRGTTSEQIIEMAREAGAKKVYLASAAPEIRFPNVYGIDMPTANELIAHGREVDEIRQIIGADGLIFQDLTDLIDAVRAENPDIQQFECSVFNGIYVTKDVDQQYLDYLDAVRNDDTKALLRQNEVESLEMHNEG
- a CDS encoding UbiX family flavin prenyltransferase; the protein is MKRLIVGISGASGAIYGVRLLQVLRDVAGVETHLVMSNAARQTLALETDLSLKDVQALADVVHDSRDIAATISSGSFKTAGMVILPCSVKTLSGIVHSYTDSLVTRAADVVLKERRPLVLCVRETPLHLGHLRIMTQAAEMGAVIMPPVPAFYHRPQTLDDVINQTVNRVLDQFDIELPADLFIRWQGGNASK
- the argT gene encoding lysine/arginine/ornithine ABC transporter substrate-binding protein ArgT, giving the protein MKKTVVALSLLLGLSGIASVNAALPQTVRIGTDATYAPFSSKDAKGDFVGFDIDLGNAMCSRIKVKCTWVGSDFDALIPSLKAKKIDAIISSLSITEKRLQEIAFSQPLYAANARLIAVKGSPIQPTPESLKGKHVGVLQGSTQEAYANDNWRSKGVDVVSYQNQDLIYSDLTAGRIDAAFQDEVAASEGFLKQPAGKTFDFAGASVKDKKYFGDGTGIGLRKDDAELKAAFDKAFDEIRKDGTYDKLAKKYFNFNVYGD
- the hisJ gene encoding histidine ABC transporter substrate-binding protein HisJ codes for the protein MKKLVLSLSLVFAVSSISGAFAALPQKLRIGTDPTYAPFESKNAQGELVGFDIDLAKELCKRINTQCTFIENPLDALIPSLKAKKIDAIMSSLSITEKRQQEIAFTDKLYAADSRLVVAKNSDIVPDLATLTGKRVGVLQGTTQETYGNVHWAPKGVEIVSYQGQDNIYADLTAGRIDAAFQDEVAASEGFLKTKVGADYKFGGPSVKDEKLFGVGTGMGVRKDDTELREALNKAFAEMRADGAYEKLAKKYFDFDVYGG
- a CDS encoding histidine ABC transporter permease HisQ, which translates into the protein MLYGFSQVILHGALVTLELALSSVVLAVAIGLAGAGGKLSGNRLLRILFEGYTTLIRGVPDLVLMLLIFYGLQIAINSVTEAIGMGQIDIDPMVAGIITLGFIYGAYFTETFRGAFMAVPRGHIEAATAFGFTGSQIFRRILFPAMMRYALPGIGNNWQVILKATALVSLLGLEDVVKATQLAGKSTWEPFYFAVVCGLIYLVFTTVSNGVLLLLERRYSVGVKRADL
- a CDS encoding ABC transporter permease; translation: MIEIIQEYWQSLLWTDGYRLTGVAITLWLLISSVVMGGILALFLAIGRVSSNKFVCFPIWLFTYIFRGTPLYVQLLVFYSGMYTLEVVKGTELLNAFFRSGLNCTVLALTLNTCAYTTEIFAGAIRSVPHGEIEAARAYGFSSVKMYRCIILPSALRIALPAYSNEVILMLHSTALAFTATVPDLLKIARDINSATYQPFTAFGLAAVLYLIISYVLISLFRKAEKRWLQHVKPSSTH